A single Actinomycetes bacterium DNA region contains:
- a CDS encoding glycosyltransferase 87 family protein — protein sequence MADSQIRPTRSDPDLREGNEGLGGPAGDHEARPQFWTPLRIILVVGTLVYWVGLLRTYPCMSNGWLNPDRYEALCYSDIPVLYQLRGLADGLMPILEWPADGQPLEYPALTVVWVWLIAKGIGLFSTNPLTYYLATATLSYLLYVVALIATSLTVRRRAWDGLLLAASPAVLLASFINWDWLAVALTSLALLAWSRSRPGWAGLALGLAISAKFYPLLLLGPLFLLCLRDRRLAAFGRALLSTAAAWLAVNLYFALANPEGWSYFFSFSQERGQDFGSWWLMVEKWGFPIPGGVVNLLGTTQLVILCVGIAALIFFAPQKPRLAQVSFLVVAAFIISNKVYSPQFVLWLLPLAILARPRWRDLIWWQLAQAVYFVAIWWYLVGISDGERGLPDEWYAAAIAIHLVATISFAALVVRDALWPQYDPIRSDGDPDHADDPGGGVLDHPRQAELKLASAGVDPAK from the coding sequence GTGGCTGACTCGCAGATCCGACCCACGCGATCGGATCCCGATCTGCGGGAGGGAAACGAAGGGCTCGGTGGTCCCGCTGGCGATCACGAAGCCCGTCCGCAATTTTGGACTCCGCTTCGCATAATTCTGGTCGTCGGCACCTTGGTGTATTGGGTCGGTTTGCTGCGCACCTATCCCTGTATGTCCAACGGTTGGTTGAACCCGGATCGGTACGAGGCACTGTGTTACAGCGACATTCCCGTGCTCTATCAACTGCGCGGGCTTGCTGACGGTTTGATGCCGATCCTGGAATGGCCAGCGGACGGTCAACCCTTGGAGTACCCGGCCCTGACAGTAGTCTGGGTATGGCTGATCGCAAAAGGTATCGGACTGTTCTCGACCAACCCGCTGACCTACTACCTCGCCACAGCGACGCTGTCCTACTTGCTCTACGTGGTTGCCCTTATCGCTACCTCGCTGACGGTTCGTCGGCGGGCCTGGGACGGTCTACTGCTGGCTGCTTCACCGGCGGTGCTACTCGCGTCATTCATCAACTGGGACTGGCTAGCGGTGGCGCTCACATCACTAGCATTGCTGGCGTGGTCACGAAGCCGACCGGGATGGGCGGGTCTCGCACTGGGTCTGGCGATTTCCGCCAAGTTCTATCCGTTGCTGCTGTTAGGGCCGTTGTTCCTGCTGTGCCTACGGGACCGAAGACTAGCCGCGTTCGGTCGGGCGCTGCTGTCTACTGCTGCCGCCTGGTTGGCCGTGAATCTGTATTTCGCCCTCGCCAATCCCGAAGGATGGTCCTACTTCTTTTCGTTCTCGCAAGAACGTGGTCAAGACTTTGGCTCTTGGTGGCTGATGGTCGAGAAATGGGGATTTCCGATCCCGGGTGGTGTGGTTAACCTACTTGGCACGACGCAACTGGTGATTTTGTGTGTGGGAATCGCCGCGCTGATCTTTTTCGCACCGCAGAAACCACGATTGGCGCAAGTGAGTTTCCTGGTCGTTGCGGCGTTCATCATTAGCAACAAGGTGTACTCGCCGCAGTTCGTGCTGTGGTTGCTGCCGCTGGCCATCTTGGCGCGGCCGCGTTGGCGTGATCTGATCTGGTGGCAACTGGCGCAGGCGGTCTACTTCGTAGCGATCTGGTGGTATTTGGTGGGCATCTCCGACGGCGAGCGCGGATTGCCAGACGAGTGGTACGCAGCGGCCATTGCCATTCACCTGGTAGCCACGATCAGCTTTGCCGCTCTCGTGGTGCGCGACGCACTGTGGCCGCAATACGATCCGATCCGTTCCGACGGTGATCCTGACCATGCCGATGATCCTGGTGGTGGAGTTTTGGATCATCCCAGGCAAGCAGAGCTGAAGCTAGCAAGCGCGGGGGTCGATCCGGCGAAATGA